Proteins encoded by one window of Fibrobacter sp. UWT2:
- a CDS encoding OmpA family protein: MRFKKDENSNPWMAYTDLGVALVSLFILAFVAMATLKEQKAEDLTRTEEEVLTCQEQMRKIAAERNALLSKSLQTSIEAGLIALEDGKIQIQASFLFPINGADLTKEGEGVIRGISKGLLEALDSTDVIMVSGFTDDTPVKSKTYTNWNLSTERAVNVVKTLIAQGFPPDRLFAAGFGEHMPKYPNDSEEHRRLNRRVEIGVTPLQKSTQE, translated from the coding sequence ATGCGCTTTAAGAAAGACGAAAACAGCAATCCTTGGATGGCGTACACGGACTTGGGTGTTGCCCTGGTTTCGTTGTTCATCCTTGCGTTTGTGGCCATGGCGACCCTTAAGGAACAGAAGGCCGAAGACTTGACCCGTACCGAAGAAGAAGTGCTTACCTGCCAGGAACAGATGCGCAAGATTGCGGCCGAACGCAATGCGCTCTTGTCCAAGAGCTTGCAGACTTCTATTGAAGCGGGTCTCATTGCCCTCGAAGACGGTAAAATTCAGATTCAGGCCAGTTTCCTTTTCCCGATTAACGGCGCTGACCTCACCAAAGAAGGCGAGGGCGTGATTCGTGGCATTAGCAAGGGCCTTTTGGAAGCCCTTGATTCTACCGACGTGATTATGGTGAGCGGCTTTACCGACGATACTCCGGTGAAGTCCAAGACTTATACCAACTGGAACCTTTCTACCGAACGTGCGGTGAATGTGGTCAAGACGCTGATCGCTCAAGGATTCCCGCCGGACAGACTCTTTGCTGCGGGCTTCGGCGAACACATGCCCAAGTACCCCAACGACAGCGAAGAACACCGCCGCCTGAACCGCCGCGTAGAAATCGGCGTGACTCCGTTGCAGAAGTCAACTCAGGAGTAG
- a CDS encoding fimbrial protein, producing MKNSFQIILALTIVGLLALVIAACYFGAPLFGWIIMAAIFAVFIGEQVVALKTVKQIAAETDILETCRKRGGYVSGDGVVAKRVALAQNLIAKNIRLDSSMAYEVLSNSVAIAVPKSAGGTVILLGLMGTFFGLMYSVATAGGAIDNSTTQGTLDTIQLLFQNMKGIFGTSLCGLFAALILNASRNMMVSAREEFVAKLDALTLDMQGAANGESEEAQAQTELERLFDSVEKNLSVVASSVKEGLSGVVSMVGDELSAMTTKLNESLANVSTNMNKAVENLGPSVKDSLAGAFTPMEQNIKTLSTSVESIPSKLDEKLNGISSTLKASLEGVSSNVETALSKVASDVKSGLDGVASATESAMTDSTKNVAAAVAEQVKQSGDQWASFMQRLEDKTTANVDSQKEGLETLKNVALQVAEKAQAGSAELSNSVAEKLSALSSDILGAFQKLSETSAVLLEAQKALTESIDNRVVKEKEATDALGGNIVETAELMRVNQSELSANLEMLRAGLETILEKLSGDTAEREEEESFVEHLNQSLEAFHERASEVLMENAVKTQEILLEVLEQTQRSAIQQPKVEG from the coding sequence ATGAAAAACTCCTTCCAGATCATTTTAGCACTGACTATAGTGGGACTTTTGGCCCTGGTGATTGCCGCTTGCTATTTCGGCGCACCGCTCTTTGGCTGGATTATCATGGCGGCAATCTTTGCCGTATTTATCGGCGAACAGGTGGTTGCCCTCAAGACGGTGAAGCAGATTGCTGCCGAAACTGATATTTTGGAAACTTGCAGAAAGCGCGGTGGCTATGTCAGTGGCGACGGCGTGGTGGCAAAGCGCGTGGCTTTGGCTCAGAACTTGATTGCCAAGAACATTCGCCTCGATTCTTCGATGGCCTATGAAGTTCTTTCTAACAGTGTTGCCATTGCAGTTCCCAAGAGTGCCGGCGGTACGGTGATTCTGCTTGGCTTGATGGGTACGTTCTTTGGTCTTATGTATTCTGTGGCGACGGCCGGTGGTGCAATCGATAATTCGACGACTCAGGGCACTCTCGATACCATTCAGCTCTTGTTCCAGAACATGAAGGGCATTTTCGGTACGAGCCTTTGCGGTTTGTTCGCCGCCTTGATTTTGAACGCTAGCCGCAACATGATGGTTTCTGCCCGTGAAGAATTCGTGGCAAAGCTCGACGCTCTGACTCTGGATATGCAGGGCGCTGCAAACGGCGAAAGCGAAGAAGCGCAGGCCCAGACGGAACTCGAACGCCTGTTTGATTCTGTCGAAAAGAATTTGTCTGTCGTTGCCTCCTCTGTAAAGGAAGGCCTTTCGGGCGTTGTCTCGATGGTGGGTGATGAACTTTCTGCCATGACCACGAAGCTCAACGAATCGCTTGCCAATGTTTCTACGAACATGAACAAGGCTGTCGAAAACTTGGGCCCCTCGGTCAAGGATTCCTTGGCCGGTGCATTCACTCCGATGGAACAGAATATCAAGACGCTTTCGACTTCTGTGGAATCGATTCCGTCTAAGCTCGATGAAAAGCTGAACGGCATTTCTTCGACCCTCAAGGCTTCTCTCGAAGGTGTTTCTAGCAATGTGGAAACGGCTCTTTCGAAGGTGGCATCCGATGTGAAGTCTGGCTTGGATGGCGTTGCCTCTGCAACGGAATCGGCCATGACCGATTCGACGAAGAACGTAGCTGCCGCCGTGGCCGAACAGGTCAAGCAGTCTGGCGATCAGTGGGCAAGCTTTATGCAGCGTCTCGAAGACAAGACGACTGCCAATGTGGACAGCCAGAAAGAAGGCCTCGAAACGCTCAAGAACGTTGCCTTGCAGGTGGCCGAAAAGGCTCAGGCCGGTTCTGCCGAACTCAGCAACTCCGTGGCCGAAAAACTCTCGGCGCTTTCCTCGGACATTCTCGGCGCCTTCCAGAAGCTTTCCGAAACTTCTGCCGTGCTGCTTGAAGCCCAGAAGGCTCTCACCGAAAGCATCGACAACCGCGTGGTCAAGGAAAAGGAAGCGACGGACGCTCTGGGTGGAAACATCGTGGAAACCGCAGAACTCATGCGCGTGAACCAGTCCGAACTCAGCGCAAACCTCGAAATGCTGCGTGCCGGCCTCGAAACGATTTTGGAAAAGCTCTCGGGCGACACTGCCGAACGCGAAGAAGAAGAAAGCTTTGTGGAACACCTCAACCAGTCTCTGGAAGCCTTCCACGAACGCGCGAGCGAAGTGCTTATGGAAAACGCCGTCAAGACGCAGGAAATCTTGCTCGAAGTTTTGGAACAGACTCAACGTTCTGCCATTCAGCAGCCTAAGGTCGAGGGCTAA
- a CDS encoding right-handed parallel beta-helix repeat-containing protein, whose amino-acid sequence MILGLKKWSGLALTTLLFAYNAVAGEMPFPPIENGKVKLVVADSPYLLEQGAVFSAKDTLEIEPGVTVLMGEYAKLMFRGSVKIIGTDAAPVVFKSADSLKSWNGLHFVSANKPFEIKNLIVENAFRNTVFRSKGIFENVKFVNNYYGLWIDDVPEVFLARCEFLRNRFALSIRAGQVVAADTKINDNVYGLYLEPGGKFDGDRALIKDNLEADVRNEAEELAAQGKRVNRNIWHRIETAF is encoded by the coding sequence TTGATTCTAGGCTTAAAAAAATGGTCGGGGTTAGCCTTAACGACGCTCCTGTTTGCGTATAACGCCGTTGCGGGGGAGATGCCTTTCCCGCCGATTGAAAACGGCAAGGTGAAACTGGTGGTGGCGGATAGCCCTTACCTGTTGGAACAGGGTGCCGTATTTTCGGCAAAAGACACTTTGGAAATTGAACCGGGTGTAACGGTCTTGATGGGCGAATATGCAAAGCTCATGTTCCGCGGATCTGTGAAGATTATCGGTACGGACGCTGCTCCCGTAGTGTTCAAGAGCGCTGATTCGCTCAAGAGCTGGAACGGCCTTCATTTTGTATCGGCAAACAAGCCGTTCGAAATCAAGAACCTGATTGTTGAAAACGCTTTCCGCAATACGGTGTTCCGTTCCAAGGGCATTTTCGAAAACGTGAAGTTCGTGAACAACTACTACGGCCTTTGGATTGACGACGTGCCCGAAGTATTCCTGGCCCGTTGCGAATTCCTGCGCAACCGTTTCGCCCTCTCCATTCGAGCAGGACAGGTGGTTGCCGCCGATACCAAGATCAACGATAACGTTTATGGCCTTTACTTGGAACCGGGTGGAAAGTTCGATGGTGACAGGGCTTTGATCAAGGACAACCTTGAAGCCGACGTCCGCAACGAAGCCGAAGAACTCGCAGCCCAGGGCAAGCGCGTGAACAGGAACATCTGGCACCGTATCGAAACCGCATTCTAA
- the tadA gene encoding tRNA adenosine(34) deaminase TadA — protein MKDEEMNKAKQPKAATSNLKASETSDLTAHTLEDERFMRMALREAEKAFDEKEIPIGCVIVKDGVVIGKGHNQIEMLKDATAHAEILSIGTAASSLENWRLDGCTLYVTLEPCPMCAGAILNSRISRVVYGSPDTRFGGCGTTIDVISNNALKREVEVVGGLLADECLGLLKAFFQKMRLEKGDSGNKGIS, from the coding sequence ATGAAAGATGAAGAAATGAACAAAGCAAAGCAGCCGAAGGCTGCGACCTCAAACCTCAAAGCGAGTGAAACGAGCGACCTCACAGCTCATACCCTCGAAGACGAACGTTTCATGCGTATGGCGCTCCGCGAGGCGGAGAAGGCTTTTGACGAAAAGGAAATCCCTATCGGCTGTGTTATCGTGAAAGATGGGGTAGTCATCGGTAAAGGTCATAACCAGATCGAAATGCTAAAGGACGCGACGGCCCATGCCGAAATTTTGTCTATCGGCACCGCCGCGAGTAGCCTCGAAAACTGGCGCTTGGATGGTTGTACTTTGTATGTAACGCTGGAACCTTGCCCGATGTGTGCAGGGGCCATTTTGAATAGCCGAATCAGCCGTGTGGTCTACGGTTCTCCGGACACCCGTTTTGGCGGTTGCGGCACCACAATCGACGTCATTTCGAACAATGCGCTCAAACGCGAAGTCGAAGTGGTGGGCGGCCTCCTTGCCGACGAATGTCTGGGCCTTTTGAAGGCTTTTTTCCAGAAAATGCGCCTTGAAAAAGGGGATTCTGGGAATAAGGGAATTAGTTAA
- the nirJ2 gene encoding putative heme d1 biosynthesis radical SAM protein NirJ2, whose product MIVSWMTTNKCNLTCKHCYQDAGENKAAELTTAEALKLIDEIAKAGFKIMIFSGGEPMTRPDIVELVAHASSKGLRPVFGTNGTLITHDLAFELKKAGAMAMGISIDSIDHDRHNDFRGLPNAFELTMMGIENCKAAGLPFQIHTTIMDWNQNEIFDIMDWVKEIGAVNHQIFFLIPVGRGKEIEGHALRVAEYEGLLRKIMEKSRTLGIPVKPTCAPQFLRIADQLDIKTRYSRGCLAGLDYCIVSPIGKVRPCAYMMEEAGDVHDTPFDEIWANAEIFKQLRTKAYKGACGKCKFNDRCGGCRARAAYYHDGDYMQEDSYCAYGRGL is encoded by the coding sequence ATGATTGTATCTTGGATGACCACCAACAAGTGTAACCTGACCTGTAAGCATTGCTACCAGGACGCAGGCGAGAACAAGGCTGCCGAACTCACGACCGCCGAGGCACTCAAGCTGATTGACGAAATCGCGAAGGCGGGTTTCAAGATTATGATCTTCAGCGGTGGCGAACCGATGACCCGCCCGGACATTGTGGAACTGGTGGCTCATGCTTCCAGCAAGGGACTTCGCCCGGTGTTCGGCACTAACGGCACGCTCATCACGCACGATTTGGCTTTCGAACTCAAGAAGGCCGGTGCGATGGCCATGGGCATCAGCATCGACAGTATCGATCACGACCGTCACAATGATTTCCGTGGTCTCCCGAATGCATTCGAACTCACGATGATGGGTATCGAAAACTGCAAGGCTGCAGGCCTCCCGTTCCAGATTCACACGACCATTATGGACTGGAACCAGAACGAAATTTTCGATATCATGGACTGGGTCAAGGAAATCGGCGCGGTGAACCACCAGATTTTCTTCTTGATTCCTGTGGGTCGCGGCAAGGAAATTGAAGGTCACGCACTCCGCGTCGCCGAATACGAGGGACTCCTCCGCAAGATTATGGAAAAGAGCCGCACGCTCGGCATCCCGGTGAAGCCCACTTGCGCTCCGCAGTTCCTGCGCATTGCCGACCAGCTCGACATCAAGACTCGTTACAGCCGCGGCTGCCTCGCCGGCCTCGACTACTGCATCGTAAGCCCGATTGGCAAGGTGCGCCCTTGCGCTTACATGATGGAAGAAGCGGGCGACGTACATGACACGCCTTTCGACGAAATCTGGGCGAATGCCGAGATTTTCAAGCAGTTGCGTACCAAGGCCTACAAGGGTGCTTGCGGCAAGTGCAAGTTCAACGACCGTTGCGGCGGTTGCCGCGCCCGTGCCGCTTACTACCACGACGGTGACTACATGCAAGAAGACTCCTACTGCGCCTACGGGAGAGGGCTGTGA
- the hemL gene encoding glutamate-1-semialdehyde 2,1-aminomutase gives MNHSLSEKLFAEAKGLMPGGVNSPVRAYGNVGATPPFIKRAKGSHIYDVDGNDYIDYVGSWGPMLLGHAHDAVIRAVAETAQNGLSFGAPCGLESELAKLVMELVPSVEMIRMVNSGTEATMSAIRAARGFTGRDKIVKFEGCYHGHSDSLLIKAGSGMLTTGKPSSKGVPADLAKYTLTLQYNDVAGVHELFDKIGDEIAGVIVEPVAGNMGVVPAKPEFLKALSEETKKHGALLIVDEVMTGFRVDIHCAQGLYGIKPDLTTFGKIIGGGMPVGAYGGRLDVMQQIAPLGGIYQAGTLSGNPVAMASGLATMRELKTHPEYYVRAENSTKKLIAGLQDAAKDAGIPLATNQVGSMGCIFFTEGPVTCFADVQKSDLELFRRYFLGMLDEGIYLAPSQFEAIFVSAAHTEADIDRTIEAARKVFKKI, from the coding sequence ATGAACCATTCTTTAAGCGAAAAACTTTTTGCAGAAGCCAAGGGCCTGATGCCCGGTGGCGTGAACAGCCCGGTACGTGCTTATGGTAATGTGGGGGCGACACCTCCGTTTATCAAGCGTGCCAAGGGTAGCCACATTTATGATGTCGATGGTAACGACTACATCGATTACGTGGGCAGCTGGGGTCCGATGCTTTTGGGACATGCCCATGATGCCGTAATCAGGGCGGTGGCAGAAACGGCTCAGAATGGTCTCAGTTTTGGTGCTCCCTGCGGTTTGGAATCGGAACTGGCTAAGCTCGTGATGGAACTTGTTCCGAGTGTCGAGATGATTCGCATGGTGAACAGCGGTACCGAAGCCACGATGAGTGCGATTCGTGCGGCGCGTGGTTTCACGGGCCGCGATAAGATTGTCAAGTTTGAAGGTTGTTACCACGGCCATAGCGATAGTTTGCTGATTAAGGCGGGCTCGGGCATGCTCACGACGGGCAAGCCGAGCAGCAAGGGCGTGCCGGCGGATTTGGCCAAGTACACGCTCACGCTCCAGTATAACGATGTCGCTGGTGTACACGAATTGTTCGATAAGATTGGCGACGAAATTGCGGGTGTGATTGTGGAGCCCGTGGCCGGCAATATGGGCGTGGTTCCGGCGAAGCCGGAATTCCTGAAGGCTCTTTCCGAAGAAACCAAGAAGCATGGCGCACTTTTGATTGTAGATGAAGTTATGACCGGTTTCCGCGTCGACATTCATTGTGCTCAAGGTCTTTATGGCATCAAGCCGGACCTGACCACCTTCGGTAAGATTATCGGCGGCGGTATGCCGGTGGGTGCTTATGGCGGTCGCTTGGATGTGATGCAGCAGATTGCACCGCTTGGTGGAATTTACCAGGCGGGCACCTTGTCGGGGAACCCGGTGGCAATGGCTTCGGGTCTTGCGACGATGCGCGAATTGAAGACGCACCCGGAATATTACGTGCGCGCCGAAAACAGCACCAAGAAGTTGATTGCGGGTCTCCAGGACGCAGCGAAGGACGCTGGAATTCCGCTCGCTACCAATCAGGTGGGCTCCATGGGCTGTATCTTCTTTACCGAAGGTCCCGTTACCTGCTTTGCCGACGTGCAAAAGTCCGATTTGGAACTGTTCCGCAGGTATTTCCTCGGCATGCTTGACGAAGGCATTTATCTTGCCCCGAGCCAGTTCGAGGCGATTTTCGTGAGTGCGGCCCATACCGAAGCCGATATCGACCGTACCATCGAAGCAGCCCGCAAGGTTTTCAAGAAAATATAG
- the hemB gene encoding porphobilinogen synthase: MIIRPRRLRKNATIRNMVAETAVNPDALVYPMFVVEGENVKEEIPSMPGQYRFSIDEILKELESCVAVGVKSILLFGIPSFKDEIASSAYDDDGIVQRAVRSIKAKFPELYVITDVCLCEYMSHGHCGIVKEDGDVDNDSTLELLAKAALSHAEAGADMVAPSDMMDGRVRAIRAKLDEKGYKNLPIMAYSAKFASAYYGPFRDAADSAPHFGDRKSYQMDVRNAREALHEVELDLEEGADIVMVKPGLAFLDVLRETAEMSNVPVAVYNVSGEYSMVKAAAQNGWINEEAIIRENMIAFKRAGADIIITYHAKEVLEKGLLK; the protein is encoded by the coding sequence ATGATTATCCGTCCTCGTCGTTTGCGCAAGAATGCGACTATCCGCAACATGGTGGCAGAAACTGCCGTGAATCCTGATGCGCTCGTTTACCCGATGTTCGTGGTCGAGGGGGAGAATGTCAAAGAAGAAATTCCTTCGATGCCGGGACAGTATCGCTTTAGCATCGATGAAATCTTGAAGGAACTGGAAAGCTGCGTGGCGGTGGGCGTTAAGTCTATCTTGCTTTTTGGCATTCCTAGCTTCAAAGATGAAATCGCTTCTTCTGCTTATGACGATGACGGAATCGTGCAGCGTGCGGTTCGCTCTATCAAGGCAAAGTTCCCGGAACTGTACGTGATTACCGATGTGTGCCTTTGCGAATACATGAGCCACGGCCACTGCGGTATTGTCAAGGAAGACGGCGATGTGGATAACGACTCGACGCTTGAACTTTTGGCTAAGGCGGCGCTTTCGCATGCCGAAGCCGGTGCCGACATGGTGGCTCCGAGCGACATGATGGATGGCCGCGTGAGGGCAATCCGCGCTAAACTTGACGAAAAAGGATACAAGAATTTGCCGATTATGGCCTACAGCGCCAAGTTTGCGAGCGCCTACTACGGACCGTTCCGCGATGCGGCGGATTCTGCACCGCATTTTGGCGACCGCAAGAGTTACCAGATGGATGTTCGCAACGCTCGCGAAGCCTTGCATGAGGTTGAACTCGATCTGGAAGAAGGTGCCGATATCGTGATGGTGAAGCCGGGACTTGCCTTTCTCGATGTTTTGCGCGAAACGGCTGAAATGAGCAATGTGCCTGTGGCCGTTTATAACGTGAGTGGTGAGTATTCCATGGTCAAGGCTGCAGCCCAAAACGGCTGGATTAACGAAGAGGCGATTATCCGCGAAAATATGATTGCCTTCAAGCGTGCCGGAGCCGATATCATTATCACTTACCATGCCAAGGAAGTGCTTGAAAAAGGCCTTTTGAAGTAG
- a CDS encoding NAD(P)-dependent oxidoreductase, with the protein MKAILIIAHHCILPGAYKGFEEIMDKLHHDLPGTRVASTSLLDLENDLRTLLREDVESVTLLPYLLLNGQHTKNDVPKVVAHLQAEFPQIPITLLPCLGDWKEFADMVVAGVRNAQIDERTPADAGYRRKTKENESCQNNLSSLASPLSSKPNLFSIELNLEGKNVLVVGGGRIALRKVKTLLPTGARITVVAPQFDPEFESLSSKGEARPQTSSLVTLINRPYEPLDLRGIFMVFICTDQPAVNAQVSNDARARRILVNNACDYLDGDFIVPARMDFGENIAVTVSTQGRAPSLAKKLKQKIQAEWAEGLEQIERDFN; encoded by the coding sequence ATGAAAGCTATCCTGATTATCGCGCATCACTGCATTCTGCCGGGGGCCTATAAAGGCTTCGAAGAAATCATGGATAAACTGCACCATGATTTGCCCGGTACGCGCGTGGCAAGTACGAGTCTGTTGGATTTGGAAAATGACTTGCGCACGCTCTTGCGCGAAGATGTGGAATCGGTGACGCTTTTGCCGTACTTGCTGCTGAATGGTCAGCATACCAAGAACGATGTGCCTAAGGTTGTGGCGCACTTGCAGGCGGAATTTCCGCAGATTCCGATTACGCTTTTGCCTTGCCTTGGCGACTGGAAAGAATTTGCCGACATGGTCGTCGCCGGAGTCCGTAACGCGCAAATAGACGAGAGAACGCCCGCTGATGCGGGCTACAGACGAAAGACGAAAGAAAATGAGTCTTGTCAGAATAATCTCTCGTCTCTCGCCTCTCCCCTCTCGTCTAAACCAAACCTCTTCTCCATCGAATTGAATCTCGAAGGCAAGAATGTGTTGGTGGTAGGCGGTGGCCGTATTGCTCTTCGCAAGGTGAAGACGCTTTTGCCTACGGGCGCCCGCATTACCGTAGTCGCCCCGCAGTTTGATCCGGAATTCGAAAGTCTTTCCTCAAAGGGCGAAGCCCGACCTCAAACCTCAAGCCTCGTAACCCTGATTAATCGCCCCTACGAGCCGCTCGATCTCCGCGGCATTTTCATGGTCTTCATCTGCACCGACCAGCCTGCAGTCAACGCCCAGGTCAGCAACGATGCTCGCGCCCGCCGCATTCTGGTGAATAACGCCTGCGACTACCTCGACGGCGATTTCATTGTGCCCGCCCGTATGGATTTCGGCGAAAATATCGCCGTAACGGTCTCTACGCAGGGCCGCGCTCCTTCGCTCGCCAAGAAACTCAAACAGAAAATCCAAGCCGAATGGGCCGAAGGCCTCGAACAAATCGAACGGGATTTTAATTAG
- the cobA gene encoding uroporphyrinogen-III C-methyltransferase, giving the protein MANFGHVYLIGAGPGDPGLLTIRGKEILERADVVVYDRLVSPAILGMCNSKAKMVDVGKMPTHHKVKQSEINKLLVQFAQEYPQGIIARLKGGDPFVFGRGGEEALELVAAGVEFDVVPGITSAISVPAYAGIPVSHRGIATSFHIITGHEKAESNGELSLDFENLAKCQGTLIFLMGIANMDFIAKRLVECGKDPKTPLAFIEKGTTPYQRTVMATLETAGETIVRENVTAPAITIMGGVVELGKTLAWKKNLPLSGKRLVVTRAAKQASGITARLTALGAEVIETPMIETRAVEGSFNWADLANFDVLAFTSTNGVESFFTQLLASGNDIRVLAGKKIASVGKITEKKLLEYGIRCDYVPEDHTGEGLGKLLASLIPQSTEGATSHLTPRILLLQGNLADDTLLKLLPQANRWVVYETLPVAELPEWKREAVESADAIVFASTSAVENFVQVSRLSSLVSRLSFCIGRMTESAAQKHGFETVTSDETTMDSLVKKIVEFYTKES; this is encoded by the coding sequence ATGGCGAATTTTGGTCATGTTTACTTGATTGGTGCAGGTCCTGGCGATCCGGGACTCTTGACGATTCGCGGAAAAGAAATTCTGGAACGCGCCGACGTGGTGGTGTACGACCGCCTAGTTTCTCCGGCGATTCTCGGAATGTGCAATTCGAAGGCGAAGATGGTCGACGTGGGCAAAATGCCGACGCACCACAAGGTGAAACAGTCCGAAATCAACAAGCTTCTGGTGCAGTTTGCGCAGGAGTACCCGCAGGGTATTATTGCGCGCCTCAAGGGTGGCGACCCGTTCGTATTCGGGCGCGGTGGCGAAGAAGCTTTGGAACTGGTGGCGGCTGGCGTTGAATTTGATGTGGTGCCGGGCATTACCTCGGCCATTTCGGTGCCAGCTTATGCGGGCATTCCCGTAAGCCATCGCGGCATTGCGACAAGTTTCCACATTATCACGGGCCACGAAAAGGCTGAGTCGAACGGCGAACTCTCTCTCGACTTTGAAAATCTCGCGAAGTGCCAGGGCACCCTCATTTTCTTGATGGGCATTGCCAATATGGACTTTATCGCCAAGCGCCTTGTGGAATGCGGCAAGGATCCGAAAACACCGCTTGCCTTTATCGAAAAGGGAACCACGCCGTACCAGCGTACGGTCATGGCGACGCTTGAAACGGCGGGGGAGACGATTGTTCGCGAAAACGTGACAGCCCCCGCGATTACGATTATGGGCGGTGTTGTTGAACTCGGCAAGACTCTCGCCTGGAAAAAGAATTTGCCGCTGTCGGGCAAGCGCCTGGTGGTGACTCGCGCCGCTAAGCAGGCCAGCGGGATTACAGCCCGCCTCACGGCCCTCGGTGCCGAAGTCATCGAGACTCCGATGATTGAAACGCGTGCAGTTGAGGGCTCGTTCAATTGGGCTGACCTCGCGAACTTTGACGTACTCGCTTTCACAAGCACGAACGGTGTTGAATCTTTCTTTACGCAGTTGCTTGCCTCGGGCAATGACATCCGCGTTCTTGCCGGCAAGAAGATTGCAAGCGTGGGGAAGATTACTGAAAAGAAATTGCTGGAATATGGCATCCGCTGCGATTACGTGCCCGAAGACCATACCGGCGAAGGCCTCGGAAAACTGTTGGCTTCGCTCATACCTCAAAGCACCGAAGGTGCGACCTCACACCTCACACCTCGTATCCTTCTCTTGCAGGGTAATCTCGCCGACGACACCTTGCTGAAACTTTTACCGCAGGCAAACCGCTGGGTCGTTTACGAAACGCTCCCGGTCGCTGAACTCCCTGAATGGAAGCGCGAAGCTGTTGAATCTGCTGATGCAATCGTCTTCGCCAGCACCAGCGCCGTCGAGAACTTTGTACAAGTCTCTCGTCTTTCGTCTCTCGTCTCTCGTCTAAGTTTCTGCATTGGTCGCATGACAGAATCAGCAGCCCAGAAGCATGGTTTTGAAACCGTCACTTCCGACGAAACCACGATGGATTCCCTCGTCAAAAAAATCGTCGAATTCTACACTAAAGAATCCTAA
- a CDS encoding tetratricopeptide repeat protein, translating into MAKKKKVWKSPAMAQAMRSKEDKLRETLTQIVSGQSRLLHRPEDLYEAIANGIDDIENFKNPKDQLELLAWTLRADFISFKADTDEEKEYWDNLFYDAGTFFVELASQYTDKDYVADLIHDLAMRHVGGEGRSVVFLSVEEILPKERAQALLEELINKVTEVDQGNREDILDAICDMADSIKDAANFVKAALLKDPDKSNATLIDIANAQFMAGNIELAKQWLGDVRNPGSEDEEAYLDLQAAIADKEGRKSDCIKIARTLYETFPKVMNLGRLAAFLPDAEADRVLKEHEQFRNGNTANLEFMQLLAGMKRYEQLSGYVDRFEKDLTTLDAEELTDLADAIEKDGQKALADHIRDWIVEEPEDAQAFDDKD; encoded by the coding sequence ATGGCAAAGAAGAAAAAGGTATGGAAATCTCCTGCCATGGCACAGGCCATGCGCAGTAAAGAAGACAAACTCCGTGAAACGCTTACGCAGATTGTGAGCGGACAGAGCAGACTTTTACACCGCCCCGAAGACTTGTACGAGGCAATTGCAAACGGCATTGACGATATCGAAAACTTCAAGAATCCGAAGGACCAGCTGGAACTTTTGGCTTGGACATTGCGTGCTGACTTTATTTCGTTCAAGGCCGATACCGACGAAGAAAAAGAATACTGGGACAACCTCTTTTACGATGCAGGAACGTTCTTTGTGGAACTGGCATCGCAGTATACCGACAAGGATTATGTCGCGGATTTGATTCATGACCTTGCCATGCGCCATGTGGGTGGCGAAGGCCGCTCGGTGGTGTTCCTGAGTGTCGAAGAAATCTTGCCCAAGGAACGCGCGCAGGCTTTGCTCGAAGAATTGATCAACAAGGTTACCGAAGTCGATCAGGGCAACCGTGAAGATATTCTGGATGCCATTTGCGATATGGCTGATTCTATCAAGGATGCAGCAAACTTTGTGAAGGCCGCTCTCCTCAAGGATCCGGACAAGAGCAATGCGACACTCATCGACATTGCAAATGCACAGTTTATGGCGGGGAATATCGAACTTGCCAAGCAGTGGCTCGGCGATGTGCGCAACCCCGGCTCCGAAGACGAAGAAGCGTACCTGGATTTGCAGGCCGCCATTGCCGACAAGGAAGGCCGCAAGTCTGACTGCATCAAGATTGCTCGCACCCTGTACGAGACTTTCCCGAAGGTGATGAACCTCGGACGTTTGGCCGCCTTCTTGCCCGATGCCGAAGCCGACCGCGTGCTCAAGGAACATGAACAGTTCCGTAACGGCAATACGGCGAATTTGGAATTTATGCAGTTGCTCGCTGGCATGAAGCGTTACGAACAGCTTTCGGGCTACGTGGACCGCTTTGAAAAGGATTTGACGACGCTCGATGCCGAAGAATTGACTGACCTTGCCGATGCAATCGAAAAGGACGGCCAGAAGGCTCTTGCTGACCACATTCGCGACTGGATTGTGGAAGAACCGGAAGACGCTCAAGCCTTTGATGACAAGGATTAA